One window of the Runella slithyformis DSM 19594 genome contains the following:
- a CDS encoding CotH kinase family protein, translating into MKNLIGLCGYLLLHTICYAQSFYSTNLPIVVIETEGRTIVDEPKTTVKMKIIYNGPDKITSLTDAPNIYDGFAGIEFRGSSSQLFPKKSYGFELRDAQGENKEVSLFGMPKNEDWILFASYNEKSLIHNVLAMKMATDMGIYASRTQYVEVVVNGRYEGIYVLMEKIKRSNGRLGITKMSTSDNVGDALTGGYIFKIDKTTGTGGSAGWYSKISPLKAPLGQRTLYLYEYPKFDEITSQQRFYLQNYVDMAEATLNGSTFRDSVNGYQRYFDPLSFAQMFIINETTKNVDGYRISTFFHKERDSKKGRIKAGPAWDYDLAFANADYCQGQEYYGWAYLFGDACPTDLWQVPFQWKRMLEDPSFVTAVYNEYRRMRAGPWKTERLNAYIDSLSAVLQQSQARNFQRWPVLGVPLWPNPRPVPGTWMGEVNELKNWLTNRLAWLDASMPGTLTGIEPGTVPAETMVEIAPNPFSEKARLVLKTPGPMEIRTEVFDINGRLLDTKLHFLEHSETEIFLPVTGPTGTYILRVHTPKEVIQKKMLKR; encoded by the coding sequence ATGAAAAATTTGATTGGATTGTGCGGTTATTTGTTACTACACACTATTTGTTACGCCCAGAGTTTCTATTCTACCAACCTGCCGATCGTCGTTATCGAAACGGAAGGCCGCACCATTGTGGATGAGCCTAAAACGACCGTAAAGATGAAGATTATCTACAACGGCCCGGACAAAATCACCTCTCTGACCGACGCCCCCAACATATACGATGGTTTTGCAGGTATCGAATTTCGCGGCTCTTCGTCACAGTTATTTCCCAAAAAATCATACGGCTTTGAACTGCGTGACGCGCAGGGAGAAAACAAAGAAGTTTCTCTCTTCGGCATGCCTAAAAACGAGGATTGGATCCTATTCGCTTCCTATAATGAAAAAAGCCTGATACACAATGTATTGGCCATGAAAATGGCTACTGACATGGGCATATACGCCAGCCGGACGCAATATGTGGAGGTAGTTGTAAACGGTCGATATGAAGGTATTTATGTACTGATGGAAAAGATAAAACGCAGCAACGGCAGATTGGGTATCACGAAAATGTCAACTTCTGATAATGTCGGCGATGCACTGACGGGCGGTTATATCTTTAAAATTGACAAAACCACCGGCACAGGCGGAAGTGCCGGCTGGTATTCCAAGATATCTCCTTTGAAGGCCCCCCTCGGGCAACGTACGCTGTACCTGTACGAATATCCCAAATTTGATGAAATAACAAGCCAACAACGGTTCTACCTTCAAAATTACGTAGATATGGCCGAGGCCACCCTTAACGGCTCCACGTTTCGCGATTCTGTCAATGGCTATCAACGCTACTTTGACCCGCTTTCGTTTGCGCAGATGTTCATTATCAACGAGACTACCAAAAACGTAGACGGCTACCGCATCAGTACTTTTTTTCACAAAGAGCGTGACAGCAAAAAGGGGCGAATCAAAGCGGGCCCTGCCTGGGATTATGATCTGGCCTTTGCCAATGCCGACTACTGCCAGGGTCAGGAGTATTATGGATGGGCCTATCTTTTTGGAGATGCCTGTCCTACTGATTTGTGGCAGGTTCCATTCCAATGGAAACGTATGCTTGAAGACCCGTCTTTTGTCACTGCTGTCTATAATGAATACAGACGCATGCGCGCCGGACCGTGGAAAACCGAACGACTCAACGCTTATATTGATTCATTGTCAGCTGTTTTGCAACAATCTCAGGCCCGCAATTTTCAGCGCTGGCCCGTGTTGGGTGTCCCCCTTTGGCCTAATCCCCGGCCTGTTCCCGGCACGTGGATGGGCGAGGTCAACGAATTGAAAAATTGGCTGACAAACCGACTCGCATGGCTGGATGCTTCCATGCCCGGCACCCTGACCGGCATTGAACCCGGTACAGTTCCTGCCGAAACCATGGTCGAAATAGCTCCGAATCCATTTTCGGAAAAAGCACGTCTGGTACTGAAAACACCCGGACCGATGGAAATACGCACCGAGGTCTTCGACATCAACGGACGATTGCTTGACACTAAACTGCATTTTTTGGAGCACTCCGAAACGGAAATTTTCCTGCCCGTCACCGGCCCGACAGGTACGTATATTTTACGGGTACATACACCTAAAGAAGTGATTCAGAAGAAAATGCTGAAACGATAA
- a CDS encoding type I restriction enzyme HsdR N-terminal domain-containing protein — protein MVQLNLPAFEYKVTKIGERLYIFDIIRRKYVVITPEEWVRQHVLHWLMGEHRFPKALIRTESGLNYHQLAKRTDILIYDREGTPFLLVECKAPHILLNDLVFEQAIRYNSILKARYVLISNGLDYFVFEVKDGQAFPLETVPYYAIID, from the coding sequence ATGGTACAGTTAAATTTGCCCGCCTTTGAGTACAAAGTTACAAAAATTGGCGAAAGGCTCTATATTTTCGACATCATACGCCGTAAGTACGTGGTTATCACGCCCGAAGAATGGGTGCGGCAGCATGTGCTGCATTGGCTGATGGGGGAGCACCGTTTTCCAAAAGCATTGATTCGTACCGAAAGCGGATTGAACTATCACCAATTGGCCAAGCGTACCGACATTCTGATCTATGATCGGGAAGGCACCCCTTTTTTACTGGTAGAGTGTAAAGCGCCTCATATTTTATTGAACGATTTGGTTTTTGAGCAGGCAATTCGCTACAACTCCATACTGAAAGCGCGCTATGTGCTGATAAGCAATGGCTTGGACTACTTTGTATTTGAAGTCAAAGACGGACAGGCATTTCCGCTGGAAACCGTTCCGTATTATGCCATTATTGACTAA
- a CDS encoding AMP nucleosidase, protein MKTKEEIVENWLPRYTGTPLESFGEYILLTNFINYVQMFADKYSVEIQGQGRAMQTATANNITIINFGMGSAMAATVMDLLSAVNPKAVLFLGKCGGLKKTQIGDLVLPIAAIRGEGTSNDYMRPEIPALPSFRLQRAVSSVIKQHELDYWTGTVYTTNRRIWEHDEVFKDYLREIRTMAIDMETATIFTVGFVNQIPHGALLLVSDNPLVPEGVKTEESDKKVTSTFVERHLQIGIDSLIELANSGESVKHLRFE, encoded by the coding sequence ATGAAAACCAAAGAAGAAATCGTAGAAAATTGGCTCCCCCGCTACACCGGCACTCCGCTGGAATCGTTTGGAGAATATATCCTGCTGACCAATTTTATCAACTACGTACAGATGTTTGCCGACAAATACAGCGTAGAGATACAGGGTCAGGGACGCGCCATGCAAACCGCCACGGCCAACAATATCACCATCATCAATTTTGGTATGGGCAGCGCCATGGCGGCTACAGTCATGGACCTGCTGTCGGCCGTCAATCCAAAAGCCGTTTTGTTTTTAGGAAAATGCGGGGGATTAAAAAAGACCCAGATCGGTGACTTAGTACTACCCATTGCGGCCATTCGCGGCGAAGGTACCAGCAACGATTATATGCGGCCCGAGATTCCGGCGCTGCCTTCCTTCCGGTTGCAGCGGGCGGTTTCTTCCGTCATCAAACAACACGAACTTGATTATTGGACGGGCACCGTGTATACTACCAACCGCCGTATTTGGGAACATGATGAAGTCTTCAAGGATTATTTGCGCGAAATCCGTACCATGGCTATCGACATGGAAACCGCCACCATCTTTACGGTAGGCTTCGTCAATCAAATCCCGCATGGGGCGTTATTATTGGTATCCGACAATCCGTTGGTACCGGAAGGAGTAAAAACCGAAGAAAGTGACAAAAAAGTAACCTCAACCTTTGTGGAGCGCCATTTACAGATAGGCATTGATTCCCTGATCGAATTGGCCAACTCGGGCGAGTCTGTGAAACACCTGCGATTTGAATAA
- a CDS encoding tetratricopeptide repeat protein yields the protein MKKNPVLLFFLALFLALPTILKAQKTAAEYFEEGVTKSKAGDFMAALQAFNLAITMSPENAPSYYNRAMAKANLKDNRGAILDFDRSIELNPKYSDAYLYRGVSKAKQDDYRSAIQDFSRSIELNPDDPQGYLQRGINRARLENYRGALQDLNRTVELEPNNAGALYTRGNVKLKLEDFTSALADFSRVIDLTPKSSSAYAGRGFTRTKLNDFNGAVADYSKAIELKADDSESFYNRGFARSKLEKYEEAIADFDQAIILDPQNHRAYYGRGFCKSKLGSQREAISDLNKAVDINNTPTDTKVTYAGRITRSVLDDLRNVVQERNKIYELSSERSEALFARGVGKNKQGDAKGAIIDLNKAIELNPTYSEAYFTRGMVKSAIGDQRGAVQDCSSAVKLNPKYAEAYYVRGLIKHSLGDENSGCLDLSKAGELGYTQAYKVISDYCN from the coding sequence ATGAAAAAAAATCCTGTTCTGCTATTTTTTCTTGCCTTGTTTCTGGCATTACCTACGATATTGAAAGCTCAGAAAACGGCTGCCGAGTATTTTGAAGAAGGAGTTACAAAAAGTAAAGCGGGAGATTTTATGGCAGCACTTCAGGCGTTTAATCTGGCAATTACAATGAGCCCGGAAAATGCGCCGAGTTATTACAATCGTGCCATGGCGAAAGCCAATCTGAAAGATAATCGCGGGGCCATTTTAGATTTCGACCGCTCTATCGAGCTTAATCCCAAATATTCGGATGCCTATTTATACCGTGGGGTCAGTAAGGCAAAACAGGACGATTATCGGTCGGCGATTCAGGATTTCTCACGCTCTATTGAACTCAATCCTGACGATCCTCAGGGCTATTTACAGAGGGGTATCAATCGTGCCCGTTTAGAAAATTACCGGGGTGCGCTACAGGATCTGAACCGTACGGTAGAGTTAGAGCCCAACAATGCCGGAGCGCTGTATACTCGCGGCAACGTAAAATTGAAGTTGGAGGATTTTACAAGTGCTTTGGCGGATTTTTCGCGCGTTATTGATTTAACTCCCAAAAGTTCGTCTGCGTATGCAGGGAGAGGATTTACACGTACTAAATTAAATGATTTCAACGGCGCGGTTGCGGATTACTCAAAGGCCATTGAGTTAAAAGCCGATGATTCCGAGTCGTTTTATAACCGAGGGTTTGCAAGAAGTAAATTGGAAAAATACGAAGAAGCCATCGCTGACTTTGATCAGGCAATCATTCTTGACCCTCAAAACCACCGTGCCTATTACGGACGTGGGTTCTGTAAAAGTAAGTTGGGCAGCCAACGGGAAGCGATCAGTGATTTGAACAAAGCCGTTGATATCAATAATACACCTACCGACACCAAGGTAACCTACGCGGGCAGAATCACGCGTTCTGTTTTGGATGATTTGAGAAATGTAGTGCAGGAGCGTAATAAAATTTATGAATTGTCGTCAGAGCGCTCGGAGGCACTCTTTGCGAGAGGAGTGGGAAAAAATAAGCAGGGGGATGCCAAAGGGGCGATTATTGATCTCAACAAAGCCATTGAATTAAATCCTACCTATTCTGAAGCCTATTTTACGCGGGGAATGGTAAAATCGGCCATAGGTGATCAACGCGGTGCTGTTCAGGATTGTTCAAGCGCCGTAAAACTGAATCCTAAATATGCCGAAGCGTATTATGTACGCGGGCTGATCAAACATAGCCTTGGTGATGAAAACAGCGGCTGTCTAGACCTTTCAAAAGCGGGAGAGCTGGGCTATACCCAAGCTTACAAAGTGATCAGCGATTATTGCAACTAA
- a CDS encoding 1,4-dihydroxy-2-naphthoate polyprenyltransferase has protein sequence MIKPWIEAARLRTLPLALSSILMGCFLAAAHETFRWTIAVLAVVTTICLQVLSNFANDYGDAVNGKDTDARQGPQRAVQSGAITADAMRTAIIVFSVLSFVSGIGLLYEALKDATWHTFAAFLGLGVLAIIAAITYTAGKRPYGYAGLGDVSVLIFFGWVGVLGVYYLHTKALDWTLFLPATSCGLFAVGVLNINNIRDIESDTLTGKRSIPVRLGRERAIIYHWLLLCVGMICSVVYLVIHFAALPQWLFVLSFPLFVRNGLAVSRLKKPSELDPYLKQMALSTLAFAVLFGIGYLIR, from the coding sequence ATGATAAAACCCTGGATTGAAGCGGCTCGTTTGCGAACGTTGCCCTTAGCGTTATCAAGTATATTGATGGGATGTTTTCTGGCAGCAGCCCACGAAACCTTCCGTTGGACCATTGCCGTTTTGGCCGTTGTGACCACGATTTGTCTGCAGGTACTTTCCAATTTTGCCAATGATTACGGTGATGCCGTCAACGGAAAAGATACCGACGCCCGGCAGGGGCCGCAACGAGCGGTACAGTCGGGGGCCATTACCGCAGACGCGATGCGAACGGCTATCATTGTTTTCTCGGTCCTGTCTTTTGTAAGCGGAATCGGGCTGTTGTACGAAGCCCTCAAAGACGCCACCTGGCATACGTTTGCGGCTTTTTTGGGTTTGGGGGTTTTGGCTATCATTGCGGCCATTACGTACACCGCCGGTAAGCGTCCATACGGCTATGCCGGGTTGGGCGATGTATCTGTATTGATATTCTTTGGCTGGGTAGGGGTCTTGGGCGTATATTATTTACATACGAAAGCGTTGGATTGGACGCTGTTCCTGCCTGCTACGAGTTGTGGTTTGTTTGCCGTTGGGGTGTTGAACATTAACAATATCAGGGATATTGAATCGGATACGTTGACAGGTAAGCGCTCAATACCGGTGCGTTTGGGGCGTGAGCGAGCCATTATATATCATTGGCTCTTGCTGTGTGTTGGAATGATATGCAGTGTGGTGTATCTGGTTATTCATTTTGCAGCCCTTCCTCAATGGCTTTTTGTGCTGAGTTTTCCACTGTTTGTTCGCAACGGTTTGGCAGTGAGTCGCTTAAAAAAGCCGAGTGAATTGGACCCCTACTTAAAGCAAATGGCTCTTTCGACGCTTGCTTTTGCAGTGCTTTTCGGTATAGGGTATCTGATAAGATAA